The Triplophysa rosa linkage group LG25, Trosa_1v2, whole genome shotgun sequence genome window below encodes:
- the nptxrb gene encoding neuronal pentraxin receptor b, translating into MKFVVVLVAAGLLAFLGAVICIIASVYSRPSAAAPQALSDNRTVSLLEPLAGSVARAGPLGALHGAESYEGGGLDIGLEIPTLNELSTGDVTGPSPKQFTLNRLICTPVPIGECKSRALRQQADDPFGDEEDWNLRTTAEELRQIVMQQNDQILVDQKTITELTGKLSECENGLEETSLHERSMGVWAGNRRHMAGDDVSGSVAVQLQTARAVEELERAILQLKDRIEKLELEIGPAALNHTEHVSSTVGSVVVGEPGRPVEDLEGELEKKIRLLEKERKNLRKETQGHHQHIDQGINTLQERISELEQSFTDYSYPQGYKLSFPVRTNYMYGLVRRNIPEMYTFTACLWLKPSERGIGTPFSYAVPEQPNQLVLLQGIHNPAELLINDKVAQLPLSLPQGIWQHICVSWTLRDGVWKAYQGGKLRGRGEGLSAWHPIKSGGLLVLGQEQDTLGGRFDASQALVGELSLFNLWDRVLSPTEVAALAACAESALLGNVVPWTDRDVDVFGGAVKEPVDPCVQTSHPRQ; encoded by the exons ATGAAGTTCGTCGTGGTTTTAGTCGCAGCTGGCCTTTTGGCTTTTCTTGGCGCGGTCATCTGCATTATCGCGAGCGTATATTCGCGACCATCCGCCGCCGCGCCCCAAGCGTTATCAGACAACCGCACAGTGTCGCTCCTCGAGCCGCTCGCGGGATCCGTCGCTCGCGCCGGTCCGCTGGGCGCTCTCCATGGTGCTGAATCATATGAAGGAggcggactggacatcggcctTGAGATACCAACGCTCAATGAACTCAGTACCGGTGACGTTACAGGCCCGAGTCCGAAACAGTTCACTCTCAATCGACTTATTTGCACTCCCGTTCCCATCGGTGAATGCAAATCGAGGGCTTTGAGGCAACAAGCTGACGACCCGTTCGGGGATGAGGAGGACTGGAACTTACGCACCACCGCCGAGGAGCTCCGGCAGATCGTCATGCAACAGAACGATCAGATCCTCGTGGACCAGAAGACCATCACCGAGCTCACCGGGAAGCTCTCGGAGTGTGAGAATGGGCTGGAGGAGACAAGTCTCCACGAGAGGAGTATGGGAGTCTGGGCGGGGAACCGGCGCCACATGGCCGGGGACGATGTGAGCGGTTCGGTTGCGGTGCAGCTGCAGACAGCCCGGGCTGTGGAGGAACTGGAAAGAGCGATATTACAGCTGAAAGACCGTATAGAGAAGCTGGAG CTGGAGATAGGCCCCGCTGCGTTGAACCACACCGAGCATGTTTCCAGCACAGTGGGTAGCGTCGTGGTGGGCGAACCCGGCAGACCCGTGGAGGATCTGGAGGGAGAGCTGGAAAAGAAGATCCGGCTGCTGGAGAAGGAGAGGAAGAATCTTCGTAAAGAGACCCAGGGCCACCACCAGCACATCGACCAGGGTATCAACACCCTGCAGGAGCGTATTTCAGAGCTGGAACAGA GTTTTACAGATTACAGCTACCCACAAGGGTATAAACTTTCCTTCCCTGTGCGGACTAACTACATGTACGGGCTAGTCCGGCGGAATATTCCAGAGATGTACACTTTCACAGCGTGTCTGTGGCTCAAACCGTCCGAGCGCGGAATCGGAACCCCGTTTTCCTACGCGGTGCCGGAACAACCAAACCAACTTGTCCTGCTGCAAGGAATCCATAACCCAGCTGAACTTCTCATCAACGATAAG GTGGCACAGCTGCCCCTGTCACTGCCCCAGGGCATCTGGCAGCACATCTGCGTGAGTTGGACTCTACGGGACGGGGTTTGGAAAGCATACCAGGGCGGTAAATTAAGAGGACGGGGTGAAGGATTGTCAGCGTGGCATCCGATCAAATCCGGGGGCCTGCTGGTGTTGGGACAGGAACAG GACACCCTCGGTGGGCGGTTTGACGCATCCCAAGCTCTGGTTGGAGAGCTGTCGCTGTTTAACCTGTGGGACCGCGTGCTGTCACCCACGGAAGTCGCTGCTTTGGCAGCCTGCGCAGAATCAGCACTACTCGGGAACGTGGTGCCTTGGACTGATCGTGACGTGGATGTTTTTGGGGGGGCTGTGAAGGAACCCGTGGATCCTTGCGTTCAGACCTCTCATCCCCGACAGTGA